From the genome of Psychroserpens ponticola, one region includes:
- a CDS encoding ABC transporter ATP-binding protein, with the protein MKELKHINKYFYKYRYRLLFGVLITIFAKIFAVFTPRLIGKSITTISKGFNNEISNDVFKQELTTHIIYLIGAAIIAGFFTFLMRQTIINVSRHIEYDLKNEVYQQYQRLSLNFYKSNRTGDLMNRISEDVTKVRMYTGPAIMYTVNMVTLFVVALIYMISVAPKLTLYTMLPLPFLSFIIYKLSKIINKRSTIVQQYLSKLSSYTQESFSGISIIKSYGIENENNLAFNALSEESKQKQIDLTKVQALFFPSMILLIGISNILVAYVGGMQYINGEIKDIGTIAEFLFYVNMLTWPVATVGWVTNLVQQAEASQKRINEFLKQEPEIKNNTLEHTKIEGNIDFNNVTFIYPDTNIKALNQISFTLKKGETLAVLGKTGSGKSTVLDLIGRLYDVQEGNITIDGKTIDQLNLNDLRDSIGYVPQDAFLFSDTIENNIMFGKEDATEAEVIEAAKNAYVHKNIKKFTNGYKTKLGERGITLSGGQKQRISIARALIKAPEIMLFDDCLSAVDTETEEKILNNLRKASQGKTTIIVSHRVSSAKHADKIIVLDEGKIVQSGTHENLINVDGYYQELYLKQLSSKEL; encoded by the coding sequence ATGAAGGAACTAAAACACATAAATAAATACTTCTACAAATATAGATATCGTCTACTATTTGGTGTTCTAATTACAATTTTCGCAAAAATCTTTGCAGTGTTTACACCTAGGCTTATTGGGAAATCGATTACCACAATTTCTAAAGGTTTTAATAATGAAATTAGTAATGACGTTTTTAAACAAGAATTAACTACCCATATTATATATTTAATTGGAGCGGCTATCATTGCTGGTTTTTTTACTTTTTTAATGCGTCAAACCATTATTAATGTCTCACGTCATATTGAGTATGATTTAAAAAATGAAGTGTATCAACAATACCAACGTTTATCATTAAATTTTTATAAATCAAATAGAACTGGAGATTTAATGAACAGGATTAGTGAAGACGTTACTAAAGTAAGAATGTACACTGGTCCAGCAATTATGTACACGGTAAATATGGTTACGTTATTTGTTGTGGCACTAATTTATATGATAAGTGTTGCTCCTAAGCTCACACTGTACACGATGTTGCCTTTACCTTTTTTGTCTTTTATCATCTATAAATTAAGTAAAATCATCAACAAAAGAAGTACTATTGTTCAGCAATATCTATCGAAACTTTCATCCTATACTCAGGAGTCGTTTAGTGGCATATCTATTATTAAATCATATGGTATTGAAAACGAAAATAATCTAGCATTTAATGCCCTTTCTGAAGAAAGCAAACAGAAACAAATTGATTTGACTAAAGTTCAGGCTTTATTTTTTCCATCAATGATTTTATTAATTGGAATCAGTAATATTTTGGTCGCTTATGTTGGTGGCATGCAATATATTAATGGAGAAATAAAAGATATTGGTACCATTGCTGAGTTCCTATTTTATGTTAATATGCTCACTTGGCCAGTAGCTACTGTTGGTTGGGTGACCAATTTGGTACAACAGGCTGAAGCATCTCAAAAACGTATTAATGAGTTCTTAAAACAAGAACCCGAGATTAAAAACAACACTTTAGAACATACTAAGATTGAAGGAAATATTGATTTTAACAATGTGACCTTCATCTATCCTGACACCAATATTAAAGCTCTGAATCAAATTTCTTTCACTTTGAAAAAAGGAGAAACTTTAGCTGTTTTAGGAAAAACAGGTTCAGGAAAATCTACCGTTTTAGATTTGATTGGAAGACTTTACGATGTTCAAGAAGGTAATATCACTATTGACGGAAAAACAATAGATCAACTCAATCTTAACGATTTAAGAGACAGTATTGGCTATGTACCTCAAGATGCTTTTCTGTTTTCAGACACGATTGAAAATAACATTATGTTTGGTAAAGAAGATGCTACTGAAGCCGAAGTGATTGAAGCTGCTAAAAATGCTTATGTACATAAAAACATTAAGAAATTCACTAATGGCTACAAAACTAAATTGGGAGAACGAGGCATTACGCTTTCTGGTGGACAAAAACAACGTATTTCTATTGCGAGAGCATTAATAAAAGCGCCTGAAATCATGTTATTTGATGATTGTCTTTCTGCTGTTGATACTGAAACTGAAGAAAAGATATTGAATAACCTAAGAAAAGCATCACAGGGAAAAACTACAATTATTGTCAGTCATCGTGTATCTTCTGCAAAACATGCCGATAAAATTATTGTACTTGACGAGGGGAAAATTGTTCAAAGCGGAACACATGAAAACTTAATTAATGTTGACGGTTACTACCAAGAACTTTATTTAAAACAGCTAAGCTCAAAAGAATTATAA
- a CDS encoding Glu/Leu/Phe/Val family dehydrogenase: MTSDVISSKELHKIDPVFGQLSFDNHEQIVFCNDKDTGLKAIIGIHSTVLGPALGGTRMWNYNNEWEALNDVLRLSRGMTFKSAITGLNLGGGKAVIIGDAKTQKTPELMKKFGEFVHSLNGKYITAEDVGMTTADMDLVREVTPYVTGISESKGGAGNPSPITAYGVFMGMKAAAKFKFGSDVLEDKSVFVQGIGHVGEALVEHLVNEGARVTIADINQERLEAVKSKYDVSIYNGQDIYSEDMDIYAPCALGATINDDTIFKLKAQIIAGAANNQLAIEDKHSRQLQERGIVYAPDFLINAGGIINVYAELENYDKQEIVRKTENIYNTTLEILDRAKMSQVSTNVAALSIANERIETRKREQQK, encoded by the coding sequence ATGACATCAGATGTTATTAGTTCTAAAGAACTTCATAAAATAGACCCTGTTTTTGGGCAATTATCTTTTGATAATCACGAACAAATCGTTTTTTGCAACGACAAAGATACTGGTTTAAAAGCAATAATTGGTATACATAGTACAGTTTTAGGACCTGCACTTGGAGGTACTAGAATGTGGAATTATAACAACGAATGGGAAGCACTTAACGATGTGTTGAGACTATCTCGTGGTATGACCTTTAAATCTGCTATTACTGGATTGAATTTAGGTGGTGGAAAAGCTGTAATTATTGGTGATGCTAAAACACAAAAAACTCCTGAACTTATGAAAAAGTTTGGTGAGTTTGTACATTCTTTAAACGGAAAGTATATCACAGCAGAAGATGTTGGAATGACTACAGCAGATATGGATTTAGTTCGTGAGGTGACGCCTTACGTTACTGGTATTTCTGAAAGTAAAGGTGGTGCAGGAAACCCTTCACCTATTACTGCATATGGTGTTTTTATGGGAATGAAAGCCGCTGCAAAATTCAAATTTGGAAGTGATGTTTTAGAAGATAAATCAGTATTTGTTCAAGGCATTGGTCATGTTGGTGAAGCTTTAGTTGAACATTTGGTTAATGAAGGTGCTAGAGTTACAATAGCAGATATTAATCAAGAACGACTAGAAGCTGTAAAGTCTAAGTATGATGTTTCCATTTATAATGGTCAGGATATTTATTCTGAAGATATGGATATTTATGCACCTTGTGCTTTAGGAGCAACAATCAATGACGATACTATCTTTAAATTAAAAGCTCAGATCATTGCTGGAGCTGCTAATAATCAATTGGCAATAGAAGATAAGCACAGTAGACAATTACAAGAACGGGGAATTGTTTATGCACCAGACTTTTTAATTAATGCAGGAGGTATTATCAATGTTTATGCAGAATTAGAAAATTATGATAAACAAGAAATTGTACGTAAAACAGAGAACATCTATAATACAACTTTAGAAATATTAGACAGAGCAAAAATGAGTCAAGTTTCTACAAATGTTGCTGCTTTAAGTATTGCAAACGAACGTATTGAAACTCGTAAGAGAGAACAGCAAAAATAA
- the nusB gene encoding transcription antitermination factor NusB gives MLNRRHIRIKVMQALYAFKGNESEDLKVTDKFLNNSLNSMYDLYLSIVSLIIEVHKKAEDHQDKTQKKFLATKAEKNPNLKFIKNEVLMMLSANEALKAELEHRKVNPWYLDFEYVDLTFKAIMESDLYKDYMKTSVSSFKEDKNFVISIFEDVIAPNDKLYDYFEDKKLTWLDDIPVVNTSVLKLLKRLKPSASEKHFLPKLFKDEDDRGFGIDLLKKTILNQSGFSAEIANKTKNWDSERITQIDTVLMQMAICEFQKFPSIPVKVTINEYLEIAKEYSTPKSSNFINGILDKIVKEYKAENKFNKVGRGLL, from the coding sequence ATGCTAAATAGAAGACATATACGAATTAAAGTCATGCAAGCACTCTATGCTTTTAAAGGAAACGAGAGTGAAGATTTAAAAGTTACTGACAAATTCCTTAATAATAGTTTGAACAGTATGTATGATCTTTATCTTAGCATAGTGTCGTTAATTATTGAGGTTCATAAAAAGGCAGAAGATCATCAAGATAAGACTCAAAAAAAGTTTTTAGCAACTAAAGCTGAAAAAAATCCAAATCTAAAATTTATTAAGAATGAAGTTCTAATGATGCTTAGTGCAAATGAAGCGCTTAAAGCAGAACTAGAGCATCGTAAAGTAAATCCTTGGTATCTTGATTTTGAATATGTAGATCTTACATTTAAGGCCATAATGGAGAGTGATCTTTATAAAGATTACATGAAAACTTCAGTATCATCTTTTAAGGAAGATAAAAACTTTGTGATTTCTATTTTTGAAGATGTCATTGCTCCAAATGACAAACTCTACGATTATTTTGAAGACAAGAAACTAACTTGGTTAGATGATATTCCAGTAGTAAATACTAGTGTTTTAAAGCTTTTAAAGAGGCTGAAACCATCGGCTTCAGAAAAACATTTTCTTCCAAAGCTATTTAAAGATGAAGATGACAGAGGTTTTGGCATTGACTTGCTTAAAAAAACCATTTTGAATCAAAGTGGTTTTAGTGCTGAAATAGCGAATAAAACTAAAAATTGGGATTCGGAAAGAATTACACAAATAGATACAGTATTAATGCAAATGGCTATTTGTGAATTTCAAAAATTCCCATCCATACCAGTTAAAGTAACTATTAACGAGTATCTCGAAATTGCTAAAGAATATTCTACACCGAAAAGCAGCAATTTCATTAACGGAATTTTAGATAAGATAGTTAAAGAATATAAAGCCGAAAATAAATTCAATAAAGTAGGTAGAGGATTACTATAA
- a CDS encoding DUF1573 domain-containing protein — protein sequence MKKVILGLSALCMVAFTSCKEENAASKINSDNVAAAAERDATSSDFPVITFAEAEHDFGTIVNGTPVETIFKYTNTGDSPLVVSNIKSTCGCTVPTDWNKDPIAPGDSAEFTVKFNGKGNNQVSKSITLTTNTEKGSEVVKIKAFIEPDPNAPAKKAGSAAIKSVQ from the coding sequence ATGAAAAAAGTAATATTAGGATTAAGTGCACTTTGTATGGTAGCTTTTACATCTTGTAAAGAAGAAAATGCTGCAAGTAAAATTAATTCGGATAACGTAGCTGCTGCTGCAGAAAGAGATGCAACATCTAGTGATTTTCCAGTAATTACATTTGCTGAAGCTGAACATGATTTTGGAACTATCGTTAATGGTACTCCAGTTGAAACTATATTTAAGTATACAAATACTGGTGATTCACCTTTAGTTGTAAGTAATATTAAAAGTACTTGTGGATGTACAGTGCCAACAGATTGGAATAAAGATCCAATTGCTCCTGGTGATTCTGCTGAGTTTACTGTGAAATTTAACGGTAAAGGTAACAACCAAGTAAGCAAAAGTATTACCTTAACAACAAACACTGAAAAAGGTTCAGAAGTTGTGAAAATTAAAGCGTTTATTGAGCCAGATCCAAATGCACCAGCTAAAAAAGCAGGTTCAGCGGCAATCAAATCGGTTCAGTAA
- the yajC gene encoding preprotein translocase subunit YajC, with the protein MMDILPYLAIFAVAYFFLLAPNLKRAKQEKKFAAELKRGDKVITKSGLHGKVSDLNDKDNSCVIETMAGKIKFERSAISMEMSQKLNAPVAVK; encoded by the coding sequence ATGATGGATATACTACCTTATCTGGCTATATTTGCTGTAGCGTATTTTTTCTTGTTAGCTCCTAATTTGAAAAGAGCTAAGCAGGAAAAAAAATTCGCAGCTGAATTGAAGCGAGGTGACAAGGTGATTACTAAAAGTGGTTTACACGGTAAAGTGAGTGACTTAAATGATAAAGATAACAGCTGTGTGATTGAAACTATGGCTGGAAAAATTAAGTTTGAACGTTCTGCTATTTCTATGGAAATGAGTCAGAAATTAAACGCTCCTGTTGCTGTAAAATAA
- a CDS encoding YdeI/OmpD-associated family protein → MKKVYSVEEYIETNSHFGEALNLLRDIINTTELNESIKWNAPVYDLNGKNVVGLGAFKNHFGIWFFNGVFLKDEHKLLVNAQEKTKSLRQMRFKTVDNINKNTVLAYVKEAIENQKLGKEIKPVRNTKSVVIPEELNQILKAQSDINTCFKALTPGKQREYCSYISDAKREATKQTRIEKIIPMILNGVGLHDKYKNC, encoded by the coding sequence ATGAAAAAAGTTTATTCAGTAGAAGAATACATAGAAACTAATTCGCATTTTGGCGAAGCGTTGAATTTATTAAGAGATATCATCAATACAACAGAATTAAATGAATCTATAAAATGGAACGCTCCGGTTTATGATTTAAATGGAAAAAATGTCGTTGGACTTGGCGCTTTTAAAAATCATTTCGGAATTTGGTTTTTTAATGGTGTATTTCTAAAAGATGAACATAAACTATTGGTAAATGCTCAAGAAAAAACAAAATCCTTACGTCAAATGCGTTTTAAAACTGTTGATAACATTAATAAAAACACAGTATTAGCTTATGTAAAAGAAGCTATTGAAAATCAGAAATTAGGCAAAGAAATAAAACCTGTTCGTAATACTAAATCTGTCGTGATACCAGAAGAGTTAAATCAAATTTTAAAAGCTCAATCTGATATTAATACTTGTTTTAAAGCACTTACACCTGGTAAACAAAGAGAATATTGCAGTTATATTTCAGACGCTAAACGCGAAGCTACAAAGCAAACTAGAATAGAGAAAATCATTCCAATGATCTTAAATGGTGTTGGCTTACATGACAAGTATAAGAACTGCTAG
- the pepT gene encoding peptidase T codes for MINKQHLIDRFISYVTIDTESDPESNTTPSTAKQWDLANKLAEELKTIGLSDVTIDDKAYIMATLPSNVDHDVPTIGFISHFDTTPDFTGANVNPRIIEDYDGKDITLNESENIILSPDYFEDLLLYKGNTLIVTDGTTLLGADDKAGITEIVSAMEYLIQHPEIKHGNIRIGFTPDEEIGRGAHHFDVEQFGADWAYTMDGSQIGELEYENFNAAGAKIHVKGKIVHPGYAKGKMVNSMYIATEFINALPRLETPEHTEDYQGFFHLYSIDGKVDETILQYIIRDHDKNHFEARKEMLSKLANDINSEYGREVITIEIKDQYFNMKEKVEPVMHIVDIAEDAMKLLGIEPLIKPIRGGTDGSQLSYMGLPCPNIFAGGHNFHGRYEYVPVESMIKATEVICKIVELTAEKNR; via the coding sequence ATGATAAACAAACAACACCTTATCGATAGATTTATAAGTTACGTCACTATCGATACGGAATCAGATCCAGAAAGCAACACGACTCCAAGTACAGCTAAACAATGGGATTTAGCTAATAAATTGGCAGAAGAACTTAAAACGATTGGCTTGAGTGATGTGACCATTGATGATAAGGCATATATCATGGCAACCTTACCAAGTAATGTAGATCACGATGTACCAACCATAGGTTTCATTTCTCATTTTGACACAACTCCAGACTTCACAGGTGCGAATGTAAATCCGAGAATTATTGAGGATTATGATGGAAAAGACATTACCTTAAATGAATCTGAAAACATTATTCTGTCACCAGATTATTTTGAAGATTTATTGCTTTATAAAGGGAACACATTAATTGTTACTGATGGAACCACGCTATTAGGTGCAGATGATAAAGCTGGAATTACTGAAATTGTTTCTGCTATGGAATACTTAATTCAACATCCAGAAATTAAACATGGTAATATTAGAATTGGCTTCACTCCAGATGAAGAAATAGGTCGAGGTGCTCATCATTTTGATGTAGAACAATTTGGAGCAGATTGGGCTTATACGATGGATGGTAGTCAGATAGGCGAATTAGAATACGAGAATTTTAATGCTGCTGGCGCAAAAATACATGTCAAAGGAAAAATTGTACATCCAGGTTATGCCAAAGGAAAAATGGTCAACTCTATGTATATTGCAACCGAATTTATAAACGCGTTACCAAGACTTGAAACACCAGAACACACTGAAGATTATCAAGGATTCTTTCACTTGTATAGTATTGACGGTAAAGTAGATGAAACCATACTTCAATATATCATAAGAGATCACGATAAAAATCATTTTGAGGCACGTAAAGAAATGCTTAGCAAACTAGCAAATGATATCAATTCTGAATATGGTCGAGAAGTGATTACTATTGAGATAAAAGATCAGTATTTCAATATGAAAGAAAAGGTAGAACCTGTGATGCATATTGTTGATATTGCTGAAGATGCAATGAAGTTATTAGGTATTGAACCCTTAATTAAACCTATTCGTGGCGGAACTGATGGTTCTCAATTAAGTTATATGGGATTGCCTTGTCCTAACATTTTTGCTGGTGGACATAATTTTCATGGACGTTATGAATATGTGCCTGTAGAAAGTATGATAAAAGCTACTGAAGTGATTTGTAAAATTGTAGAGTTGACTGCTGAAAAAAATCGATAA
- a CDS encoding universal stress protein, translating into MKKIIIPVDFSQQSEYALETAAALAKKHNSELIVMHMLELSESIFSSSSSDKNEETAFMLLVTNKKFESFLDKPYLEGITVTPMIKNHKVLKEVDEIAKEIDVDLIVMGSRGHNDYDGVLLGSNTEKVVRHSEIPLLVVKSKPETIDFENIVIATDFSADSASAAKVAIKLLSDLSKKITLLHINLPNAHFLSTDEIEEKASKFLKETNLENLKDGIVLISDYNVEEAILGYADKHNMDAIGMITEGRTGLSHLFGGSISEDLVNHSTLPVFTFKK; encoded by the coding sequence ATGAAAAAAATCATAATTCCTGTCGATTTTTCACAGCAATCAGAATACGCTCTAGAAACAGCTGCAGCTCTTGCTAAAAAACATAATTCAGAACTAATAGTAATGCATATGTTGGAGCTTTCAGAATCAATATTTTCATCTTCAAGTTCAGATAAAAATGAAGAAACTGCATTTATGCTATTGGTTACTAATAAGAAATTTGAAAGTTTTTTAGACAAACCTTATTTAGAAGGCATCACTGTTACTCCAATGATTAAAAATCATAAAGTTTTAAAAGAAGTAGATGAAATTGCAAAAGAAATTGATGTAGATTTAATCGTTATGGGATCTAGAGGTCACAATGATTATGATGGTGTACTACTTGGATCAAATACCGAGAAAGTTGTGCGTCATAGTGAAATCCCTCTTCTGGTAGTTAAATCCAAGCCAGAAACTATTGACTTTGAAAACATCGTAATTGCTACAGATTTTTCTGCAGATAGTGCGTCTGCAGCCAAAGTTGCTATAAAATTACTTAGTGATCTTAGCAAAAAAATAACATTATTACATATTAACCTTCCTAATGCTCATTTTTTAAGTACAGATGAAATTGAAGAAAAGGCATCTAAGTTCTTAAAAGAAACAAATCTTGAAAATCTGAAAGATGGTATTGTTTTAATTTCAGACTATAATGTTGAAGAAGCGATATTAGGATATGCAGATAAACATAATATGGATGCTATTGGAATGATTACTGAAGGCCGAACTGGTTTAAGTCATTTATTTGGCGGAAGTATTTCTGAAGATTTAGTTAATCATTCTACATTACCAGTATTTACTTTTAAAAAGTAA
- a CDS encoding quinone-dependent dihydroorotate dehydrogenase, with product MYKLFLRPILFLFDPEKIHHFTFSLIRFSCKIPGIKSLFKSIYMVENKFLERDVLGLHFKNPVGLAAGFDKNAVLYNELANFGFGFIEIGTVTPKGQVGNPKKRLFRLKDDEGIINRMGFNNEGLEAAIIQLKKNKGQLVIGGNIGKNTATKPEDYTNDYLECFNGLHPYVDYFVLNVSCPNVGSHAKLNDKDYLLELISEVQKANSNFEKQKPIVLKIAPDLNTNQLDEIIDLVKETHLDGVIASNTSTDRIGLKASEERLAEIGNGGLSGQPIKQKSTRVIQYLSDKSNKAFPIIGVGGIHSAKDALDKIEAGADLVQIYTGFIYEGPKLIKQINKALIKKANQ from the coding sequence ATGTATAAACTGTTTTTAAGACCGATTTTATTCCTTTTTGATCCTGAAAAAATTCATCATTTTACATTCTCGTTAATACGCTTTTCTTGTAAAATACCTGGAATAAAATCACTATTTAAAAGCATCTATATGGTTGAAAATAAGTTCTTAGAACGAGATGTTTTAGGATTGCATTTTAAAAACCCTGTTGGATTAGCTGCAGGATTTGATAAAAATGCTGTGTTATATAATGAACTTGCAAATTTTGGTTTCGGTTTTATTGAAATTGGAACAGTAACTCCAAAAGGACAGGTTGGAAATCCTAAGAAAAGATTATTTAGATTGAAAGATGATGAAGGGATTATAAATCGAATGGGTTTTAATAACGAAGGATTAGAAGCTGCAATTATTCAATTAAAAAAGAATAAAGGACAGCTTGTTATAGGAGGGAATATTGGTAAAAACACTGCAACTAAGCCTGAAGATTACACCAATGATTACTTGGAGTGTTTTAACGGATTGCATCCATATGTAGATTATTTTGTACTTAATGTGAGTTGTCCAAATGTTGGCAGTCATGCAAAACTTAATGATAAAGATTATCTATTAGAACTTATTTCTGAAGTGCAAAAAGCAAATTCAAATTTTGAAAAGCAGAAGCCTATTGTTTTGAAAATAGCTCCAGATTTGAATACAAATCAATTAGATGAAATTATAGATCTTGTTAAAGAAACACATTTAGATGGTGTAATTGCGAGTAACACATCAACAGATAGAATAGGGTTAAAGGCTTCGGAAGAACGTCTTGCTGAAATTGGAAATGGTGGATTAAGTGGACAACCAATAAAACAAAAGTCAACACGTGTTATTCAATACCTTTCAGATAAAAGCAACAAAGCGTTTCCTATTATTGGAGTAGGAGGAATTCATTCTGCAAAAGACGCACTTGATAAAATTGAAGCTGGAGCAGATTTGGTTCAAATTTATACTGGCTTTATTTATGAAGGTCCAAAATTGATTAAGCAAATAAATAAAGCGCTTATAAAAAAAGCGAATCAATAA
- a CDS encoding zinc-dependent metalloprotease, with protein MKKVKLLKNAIITVVFLNLFVFSNAQVEPQCGTIVSPESQAYFEQLLPQIQQFEEEFNQIALSRSSTAISSVPIKAHIIRTDAGTGGLLLNQFNAAMSIMNDFYANAYIEFFLCDGINYIDDTNLFNFETDEQDAMTATHNVNNVINIYFANTVTSSSSGNGLCGYAYFPGGPEVILMNNSCATNGSTLSHEMGHFFALSHTHGNINGTLTSELVDGSNCSTTGDFICDTPADPQLSNSNVTTVCTYVGNDIDANNQFFNPDPFNIMSYSRKDCRIQFSPQQYARIYGTYQASRSALTCPSFNIDIASDYISSCDANPTVNFTDNSIGATSWLWDINGDDNIDYTTQNPSHTYASNGVYDVTLTVSNGSESITKVFQNYISVGGIDINTNQIILTLSTDDFPEDISWSLKNTAGTVLYSNPTYSNSTDNLQVFTEFFDVVVNECYTFEINDSFGDGICCGSGNGYYSLETAEGNVFAVGGAYNDGETTYMSNNVLSVDDYFSNNDLSIYPNPATTTLNIKLSNTNNLPDSFSIYNMLGQIVKTESISQISDLTINVADFSDGMYFIKLKKDSNTITIQFVKN; from the coding sequence ATGAAAAAAGTAAAATTATTGAAAAACGCAATTATTACTGTCGTGTTTTTAAACTTATTCGTTTTTAGCAACGCTCAAGTAGAACCGCAATGTGGCACTATTGTAAGTCCAGAATCTCAAGCTTATTTCGAACAACTTCTACCTCAAATTCAACAATTTGAAGAAGAATTTAATCAAATAGCTCTTAGTCGTTCATCAACAGCAATAAGTTCAGTACCAATTAAAGCTCACATCATTAGAACTGATGCAGGAACTGGTGGACTTTTACTAAATCAATTTAATGCCGCAATGTCAATTATGAATGATTTTTATGCTAATGCATATATAGAATTCTTTTTATGTGATGGTATAAATTATATTGATGACACCAACTTATTCAACTTCGAAACCGACGAACAAGATGCAATGACAGCAACTCATAATGTTAATAATGTTATTAATATTTACTTCGCAAATACGGTAACTAGCTCTTCGTCCGGAAATGGATTATGTGGTTACGCCTATTTTCCTGGTGGTCCAGAAGTAATCTTAATGAATAATTCTTGTGCTACAAATGGCAGTACTTTATCTCATGAAATGGGGCATTTTTTTGCACTTTCTCATACACATGGAAATATTAATGGAACACTAACTTCAGAATTGGTAGATGGATCTAATTGTAGTACTACTGGAGATTTTATTTGTGATACTCCTGCTGATCCACAATTAAGTAATAGTAATGTTACCACTGTTTGCACATACGTAGGGAACGATATTGATGCAAACAATCAATTCTTTAATCCTGACCCATTTAATATCATGTCTTACTCTCGTAAAGATTGCCGAATTCAATTTTCGCCACAACAATATGCAAGAATTTATGGAACTTATCAGGCTTCTAGATCTGCACTAACCTGTCCTAGTTTCAATATTGATATTGCTTCAGATTACATCAGCAGTTGTGATGCTAACCCAACAGTTAATTTCACAGACAATAGTATTGGTGCTACGTCTTGGTTATGGGATATTAATGGAGATGATAATATTGATTATACAACACAAAATCCATCACACACCTATGCTTCTAATGGAGTATATGATGTAACACTAACAGTATCAAATGGTTCCGAATCAATAACAAAAGTGTTTCAAAATTACATATCTGTTGGAGGAATTGATATTAATACGAATCAAATCATATTAACTTTATCGACAGATGACTTTCCGGAAGACATATCTTGGTCCTTGAAAAACACTGCTGGTACAGTACTATATTCGAACCCAACCTATTCTAATAGTACAGATAACTTACAAGTATTTACAGAATTTTTTGATGTGGTAGTAAACGAATGTTACACTTTTGAAATTAATGACAGTTTTGGTGATGGTATCTGTTGTGGCTCTGGAAATGGTTATTATAGTCTTGAAACAGCAGAAGGAAATGTATTTGCTGTAGGTGGAGCTTATAACGATGGAGAAACAACATACATGTCTAATAATGTTTTAAGTGTCGATGATTATTTTTCAAATAATGACCTATCCATTTATCCAAATCCAGCAACGACAACTTTAAACATTAAATTGTCAAATACTAACAATTTGCCTGATAGCTTTTCAATTTATAATATGCTTGGTCAAATTGTAAAAACGGAATCTATTTCACAGATTTCCGATTTAACTATAAATGTTGCTGACTTTAGTGATGGAATGTATTTTATTAAACTCAAAAAAGACAGTAATACAATCACTATTCAGTTTGTAAAAAACTAG